A region from the Geotoga petraea genome encodes:
- a CDS encoding nucleotidyltransferase domain-containing protein, whose translation MNKNIKNEIEKITNKIKDTENIKKIYLFGSYAYGNPNINSDIDLCIISDGNKRKIEIMNDIREKIGYSIDYPLDIIVYKPEEFIERANSKTSLENKISNNGVVIYEKRAS comes from the coding sequence ATGAACAAAAATATTAAAAATGAAATAGAAAAAATTACCAATAAAATAAAAGATACAGAAAACATTAAAAAAATATACCTATTTGGTTCATATGCTTATGGTAATCCAAACATAAATAGCGATATAGACCTGTGTATAATCTCTGATGGAAATAAAAGAAAAATAGAAATAATGAACGATATAAGGGAAAAAATAGGATATTCTATTGATTACCCTTTAGATATAATTGTATATAAACCAGAAGAATTTATTGAAAGAGCTAACTCAAAAACAAGTTTAGAAAATAAGATTTCTAACAATGGAGTTGTTATCTATGAAAAAAGAGCATCTTGA
- a CDS encoding Rpn family recombination-promoting nuclease/putative transposase: protein MGEKDKKFKELLNDKHIFLEFMKAFFPIEGLKEKDLIQEKTDFISKDYTEKRSDVLYKIKKDGKEIYLYILLEHQSSIDQLMVYRFLNYMVKIWDHYIENNKKESKKKNFKLPPIIPILFYDGEKRWTPPIELKQKIKESENFKELIPNFKYHKIELNEIEEEKLLGLKNAMGTLLYLDKKIENKDILEVLEKSREIFEQFEETEKEKFRSHFYGFIKILSEKTDTDIEEEIKHYEEVQEMYESFAKKYIKEKEEAIRQGIQQGIQQGIQKEKIEATRNFLRENVDKKVISKAMGISIEQIKKIEEEMNQNKN, encoded by the coding sequence ATGGGGGAAAAAGATAAAAAATTCAAAGAGCTATTAAATGATAAGCACATATTTTTAGAATTTATGAAAGCATTTTTCCCAATAGAAGGACTGAAAGAAAAAGATTTAATTCAAGAAAAAACAGATTTTATATCAAAAGATTATACAGAAAAAAGAAGCGATGTACTATACAAAATAAAAAAAGATGGAAAAGAAATATATTTATACATATTGCTAGAGCATCAGAGTAGTATTGATCAATTAATGGTATATAGATTTTTGAACTATATGGTAAAAATATGGGATCATTATATAGAAAACAATAAAAAGGAATCAAAAAAGAAAAACTTCAAGTTACCTCCAATAATACCGATACTGTTCTATGATGGAGAAAAGAGGTGGACACCACCAATAGAACTAAAACAAAAAATAAAAGAATCAGAAAATTTTAAAGAGCTAATCCCAAACTTCAAATACCATAAAATAGAATTAAACGAAATAGAAGAAGAAAAACTATTAGGATTAAAAAATGCAATGGGAACATTACTATATTTAGACAAAAAGATAGAAAACAAAGATATATTAGAAGTATTAGAAAAATCAAGAGAGATATTTGAACAATTTGAAGAAACAGAGAAAGAAAAATTTAGAAGTCATTTTTATGGATTTATAAAAATATTATCAGAAAAAACAGACACGGATATAGAAGAAGAGATAAAGCACTATGAGGAGGTGCAAGAAATGTATGAAAGTTTTGCAAAGAAATATATTAAAGAAAAAGAAGAAGCTATAAGGCAGGGAATACAACAGGGAATACAACAGGGAATTCAAAAAGAAAAGATAGAAGCCACTAGGAATTTTTTAAGAGAAAATGTTGATAAAAAAGTAATTTCAAAAGCCATGGGAATTTCAATTGAACAAATCAAAAAAATTGAAGAAGAAATGAATCAAAACAAGAATTAA